A part of Streptomyces sp. NBC_01210 genomic DNA contains:
- the kdpB gene encoding potassium-transporting ATPase subunit KdpB — translation MTTNVKKQEEPGSMSTATPTRAPHSDVPTGHKTEPGRVGGGLFDPKQLIKSFPDAVRKLDPRVMIKSPVMFVVLVGSVLTTIFACLNPTDWFGWAIAAWLWLTTIFANLAEAVAEGRGKAQADTLRKAKTHTVARRLVGKTEERVPGTELRIGDLVVCEAGDIIPGDGDVVEGVASVDESAITGESAPVIRESGGDRSAVTGGTKVLSDRIVVKITTKPGETFIDRMIALVEGAARQKTPNEIALNILLASLTIVFLLAVVTLQPFAKYAGQEQTMIVLVALLVCLIPTTIGALLSAIGIAGMDRLVQRNVLAMSGRAVEAAGDVSTLLLDKTGTITLGNRQAAEFVPVTGVTAAQVADAAQLSSLADETPEGRSIVVLAKEKYGLRERQQGELEGADWVPFTAQTRMSGVDLVENGVGRKVRKGATASVISWVQEQNGQVADDADTIANQISQAGGTPLLVAVEDADGARVLGVIHLKDVVKEGMRERFDELRRMGIKTVMITGDNPLTAKAIADEAGVDDFLAEATPEDKMALIKREQAGGKLVAMTGDGTNDAPALAQADVGVAMNTGTSAAKEAGNMVDLDSNPTKLIEIVEIGKQLLITRGALTTFSIANDVAKYFAIIPAMFAVVYPGLDKLNIMNLSSPESAILSAVIFNALIIIALVPLALKGVQYRPTSADKMLRRNLGIYGLGGLIAPFIGIKLIDLLISLIPGIG, via the coding sequence ATGACCACCAACGTAAAGAAGCAAGAGGAGCCCGGCTCCATGTCCACCGCCACTCCGACCCGGGCGCCGCACTCGGATGTGCCGACCGGTCACAAGACCGAGCCCGGCCGTGTCGGCGGGGGTCTCTTCGACCCCAAGCAGCTGATCAAGTCCTTCCCGGACGCCGTCCGCAAGCTCGACCCACGGGTGATGATCAAGTCGCCCGTGATGTTCGTGGTGCTGGTCGGCTCCGTGCTGACGACGATCTTCGCGTGTCTGAACCCGACCGACTGGTTCGGCTGGGCGATCGCGGCCTGGCTCTGGCTGACCACGATCTTCGCCAATCTGGCGGAGGCGGTGGCCGAGGGCCGCGGCAAGGCGCAGGCCGACACCCTGCGCAAGGCCAAGACCCACACGGTCGCGCGACGGCTCGTCGGGAAGACCGAGGAACGGGTGCCCGGCACCGAGCTGCGCATCGGCGATCTGGTGGTCTGCGAGGCCGGAGACATCATCCCCGGCGACGGTGACGTCGTCGAGGGTGTGGCGTCGGTCGACGAGTCGGCCATCACCGGTGAATCGGCCCCGGTCATCCGCGAGTCCGGCGGCGACCGCAGTGCTGTCACCGGTGGTACGAAGGTGCTCTCGGACCGGATCGTCGTCAAGATCACGACGAAGCCGGGTGAGACGTTCATCGACCGGATGATCGCCCTGGTCGAGGGTGCCGCCCGGCAGAAGACGCCCAACGAGATCGCGCTCAACATCCTCCTCGCCTCGTTGACCATCGTCTTTCTGCTCGCAGTCGTCACGCTGCAGCCGTTCGCGAAATACGCGGGCCAGGAGCAGACCATGATCGTGCTGGTCGCGCTGCTGGTCTGCCTCATCCCGACCACCATCGGCGCGCTGCTGTCCGCGATCGGCATCGCGGGCATGGACCGGCTGGTGCAGCGCAACGTACTGGCGATGTCGGGTCGTGCGGTCGAGGCCGCCGGTGATGTTTCCACGCTGCTGCTCGACAAGACCGGCACCATCACCCTCGGCAACCGCCAGGCCGCCGAGTTCGTCCCGGTGACCGGTGTCACCGCGGCGCAGGTCGCCGACGCCGCCCAACTCTCCTCGCTGGCCGACGAGACGCCCGAGGGCCGCTCGATCGTGGTTCTGGCCAAGGAGAAGTACGGGCTGCGCGAGCGCCAGCAGGGCGAGCTCGAGGGCGCCGACTGGGTGCCCTTCACCGCCCAGACCCGCATGTCCGGTGTCGACCTCGTCGAGAACGGTGTCGGGCGCAAGGTCCGCAAGGGCGCGACGGCTTCCGTGATCTCCTGGGTCCAGGAGCAGAACGGGCAGGTGGCCGACGACGCCGACACGATCGCCAACCAGATCTCGCAGGCCGGCGGCACCCCGCTGCTCGTCGCGGTGGAGGACGCCGACGGCGCCCGCGTGCTGGGTGTCATCCACCTCAAGGACGTCGTCAAGGAGGGCATGCGGGAGCGGTTCGACGAGCTGCGCCGTATGGGCATCAAGACCGTCATGATCACGGGTGACAACCCGCTGACCGCGAAGGCGATCGCGGATGAGGCCGGCGTGGACGACTTCCTCGCCGAGGCCACCCCCGAGGACAAGATGGCGCTGATCAAGCGGGAGCAGGCCGGTGGCAAGCTCGTCGCGATGACGGGTGACGGCACCAACGACGCCCCGGCTCTCGCGCAGGCGGACGTCGGTGTGGCCATGAACACCGGTACCTCGGCCGCCAAGGAGGCCGGGAACATGGTGGACCTGGACTCCAACCCGACCAAGCTGATCGAGATTGTCGAGATCGGCAAGCAGCTCCTCATCACCCGGGGTGCGCTCACCACGTTCTCGATCGCCAACGACGTCGCGAAGTACTTCGCGATCATCCCGGCGATGTTCGCGGTGGTCTACCCCGGCCTGGACAAGCTCAACATCATGAACCTGTCCTCCCCGGAGTCGGCGATCCTGTCCGCCGTCATCTTCAACGCGCTGATCATCATCGCGCTGGTGCCGCTCGCGCTGAAGGGCGTGCAGTACCGGCCGACCAGCGCGGACAAGATGCTCCGCCGCAACCTGGGGATCTACGGCCTCGGCGGCCTGATCGCCCCGTTCATCGGCATCAAGCTCATCGACCTGCTCATCTCCCTCATCCCTGGCATCGGGTGA
- a CDS encoding potassium-transporting ATPase subunit C: MNNSAGNTARLAWAALRALLVLTLVCGVVYPLAITGVAQALFHDKANGSEITADGKVVGSDLIGQSYNLPKKDPNDPEEAAAPDLKWFQPRPSNGLGSNSVNTQYKLILSGATNRSGDNPELIKWVTDAKAAVVKDNSTAAYKVKPSDVPADAVTSSGSGLDPAISPEYAKLQVHRVAEKNHLSVAQVGKLVEQNTDGRTLGFIGEPTVNVLKLNIALKALTEKG, from the coding sequence ATGAACAACTCTGCAGGAAACACCGCACGGCTGGCCTGGGCGGCGCTCCGCGCCCTCCTCGTCCTGACCCTGGTCTGCGGCGTCGTCTACCCGCTCGCCATCACCGGGGTGGCCCAGGCCCTCTTCCACGACAAGGCCAACGGCTCCGAGATCACGGCGGACGGCAAGGTCGTCGGCTCCGACCTCATCGGCCAGAGCTACAACCTGCCGAAGAAGGACCCCAACGACCCGGAGGAGGCGGCGGCACCGGACCTGAAGTGGTTCCAGCCGCGTCCCTCCAACGGTCTGGGCTCCAACAGCGTCAACACCCAGTACAAGCTCATCCTCTCCGGCGCGACCAACCGGTCCGGCGACAACCCAGAGCTGATCAAGTGGGTCACCGACGCCAAGGCCGCCGTCGTCAAGGACAACTCCACCGCCGCCTACAAGGTCAAGCCCTCGGACGTGCCGGCCGACGCCGTCACCTCCTCCGGCTCCGGCCTGGACCCGGCCATCTCCCCCGAGTACGCCAAGCTCCAGGTGCACCGGGTCGCCGAGAAGAACCACCTCTCCGTGGCCCAGGTGGGCAAGCTCGTCGAGCAGAACACCGACGGCCGCACCCTCGGCTTCATCGGCGAGCCGACCGTGAACGTCCTCAAGCTCAACATCGCACTCAAGGCACTCACCGAGAAGGGCTGA
- a CDS encoding sensor histidine kinase KdpD encodes MGRGKLRIYLGAAPGVGKTYAMLSEAHRRVERGTDCVVAFVEHHGRSRTEVMLHGLEQTQRREIEYRGTVFTEMDVDAVLERHPTVALVDELAHTNVPGSRNAKRWQDVEELLAAGIDVISTVNIQHLESLGDVVESITGVRQRETVPDEVVRRTDQIELVDMSPQALRRRMAHGNIYTSDKVDAALSNYFRPGNLTALRELALLWVADRVDEYLQQYRGEHDIRSTWQARERIVVGLTGGPEGRTLIRRASRMAAKGSGSEILAVYIARSDGLTSASPKELAVQRTLVEDLGGTFHHVIGDDVPSSLLEFARGVNATQIVLGSSRRKTWQYIFGPGVGATVARDSGPDLDVHIVTHGEAGKGRGLPVARGARLGRSRIIAGWLVGVVGPVLLSLVLAGLNDSLGLANDVLVFLFLTVVSALLGGLLPALTSAAVGSLLLNYYFTPPTHTLTISDPKNIVAIVIFFAVAVAVASVVDLAARRTHQAARLRAESEILSFLAGSVLRGETTLDALLERVRETFAMESVALLERESDVAPWTCAGSVGPSSVVRPEDADVDMPVGAHMALALSGRVLPAEDRRVLAAFAAQAAVVLDRQRLVGQAEEARRLAEGNRIRTALLAAVSHDLRTPLAAIKAAVSSLRSDDVAWSDEDEAELLEAIEDGADRLDHLVGNLLDMSRLQTGTVAPLIRVTDLDEVVPMALVGVPVESVELDIPETLPMVAVDRGLLERSVANIVENAVKYSPDATPVTVSASALGDRVEVRVADRGPGVPDDAKDRIFEPFQRYGDAPRGAGVGLGLAVARGFVDAMGGTLIAEDTPGGGMTMVLTLKAAPGIAPVSSDLPAQVTS; translated from the coding sequence ATGGGACGCGGCAAGCTACGGATATACCTCGGCGCGGCGCCGGGCGTCGGCAAGACGTACGCGATGCTGTCCGAGGCGCACCGCCGTGTGGAGCGTGGCACCGACTGTGTCGTCGCCTTCGTGGAGCACCACGGACGCTCCCGCACCGAAGTGATGCTGCACGGCCTGGAGCAGACCCAGCGCCGCGAGATCGAGTACCGCGGCACCGTCTTCACCGAGATGGACGTCGACGCGGTCCTCGAACGGCATCCCACCGTCGCCCTCGTGGACGAACTGGCCCACACCAATGTGCCCGGCTCCCGCAATGCCAAGCGCTGGCAGGACGTCGAGGAACTGCTCGCGGCCGGCATCGACGTCATCTCCACCGTCAACATCCAGCATCTCGAGTCCCTCGGCGACGTCGTCGAGTCGATAACCGGTGTACGCCAGCGGGAGACCGTCCCAGACGAGGTGGTCCGCAGGACCGACCAGATCGAGCTGGTCGACATGTCGCCACAAGCGCTGCGTCGCCGGATGGCTCACGGCAACATCTACACGTCGGACAAGGTCGACGCGGCCCTCTCCAACTACTTCCGCCCCGGAAACCTCACCGCACTGCGTGAGCTCGCCCTGCTCTGGGTCGCCGACCGGGTCGACGAATACCTCCAGCAGTACCGCGGTGAGCACGACATACGCTCCACCTGGCAGGCCCGCGAGCGCATCGTCGTCGGCCTCACCGGCGGGCCCGAGGGCCGCACCCTCATCCGCCGCGCGTCCCGGATGGCCGCCAAGGGCTCCGGCAGCGAGATCCTCGCCGTCTACATCGCCCGCAGCGACGGACTGACCTCCGCCTCGCCCAAGGAGCTGGCCGTCCAACGGACCCTCGTCGAGGACCTGGGCGGCACCTTTCACCACGTGATCGGCGACGACGTCCCGTCCTCGCTGCTGGAGTTCGCGCGCGGAGTCAACGCCACCCAGATAGTGCTCGGCTCCAGCCGCCGCAAGACCTGGCAGTACATCTTCGGCCCCGGCGTCGGCGCGACCGTCGCCCGCGACTCCGGCCCCGACCTCGACGTACACATCGTCACTCACGGCGAGGCCGGCAAGGGCCGCGGACTGCCCGTGGCCCGCGGCGCACGCCTCGGCCGCTCCCGGATCATCGCCGGCTGGCTGGTCGGCGTCGTCGGTCCTGTCCTGCTCTCGCTGGTACTGGCCGGCCTCAACGACAGTCTGGGACTCGCCAACGACGTCCTGGTCTTCCTCTTCCTGACCGTGGTGTCGGCGCTGCTCGGCGGACTGCTGCCGGCGCTGACCTCGGCCGCCGTCGGCTCACTGCTGCTGAACTACTACTTCACCCCGCCCACCCACACCCTGACGATCAGCGACCCGAAGAACATCGTCGCCATCGTGATCTTCTTCGCGGTGGCCGTCGCGGTCGCGTCCGTCGTGGATCTGGCCGCCCGCCGCACCCACCAGGCCGCCAGGCTGCGAGCCGAGTCGGAGATCCTCTCCTTCCTGGCAGGCAGCGTGCTGCGCGGGGAGACCACGCTGGACGCCCTGCTGGAGCGGGTCCGCGAGACCTTCGCCATGGAGTCCGTGGCACTTCTGGAGCGGGAGAGCGACGTCGCCCCCTGGACCTGCGCGGGCAGCGTCGGCCCCAGTTCCGTCGTACGTCCCGAGGACGCGGACGTGGACATGCCGGTCGGCGCCCATATGGCACTGGCCCTCTCCGGCCGCGTACTGCCCGCCGAGGACCGCCGGGTGCTGGCGGCCTTCGCGGCTCAGGCCGCGGTCGTACTGGACCGGCAGCGGCTGGTGGGGCAGGCGGAGGAGGCCCGTCGGCTGGCCGAGGGCAACCGCATCCGTACGGCGCTGCTCGCCGCCGTCAGCCATGATCTGCGGACCCCGCTGGCCGCCATCAAGGCCGCCGTCTCCTCGCTCAGGTCCGATGACGTCGCCTGGTCCGACGAGGACGAGGCGGAACTGCTCGAAGCCATCGAGGACGGCGCCGACCGGCTCGACCATCTGGTCGGCAACCTCCTCGACATGTCCCGGCTGCAGACCGGCACCGTCGCCCCGCTGATCCGGGTGACCGACCTCGACGAGGTCGTCCCGATGGCGCTCGTCGGAGTGCCCGTGGAGAGCGTCGAGCTGGACATTCCGGAGACGCTGCCGATGGTGGCCGTCGACCGGGGACTGCTGGAGCGGTCCGTCGCCAACATCGTCGAGAACGCCGTCAAGTACAGCCCTGACGCCACACCCGTCACCGTTTCCGCGAGCGCGCTAGGCGACCGCGTCGAGGTGCGGGTCGCGGACCGGGGCCCCGGCGTTCCCGATGACGCGAAGGACCGGATATTCGAGCCGTTCCAGCGTTACGGTGACGCTCCACGCGGCGCCGGAGTGGGCCTCGGTCTCGCGGTCGCTCGCGGCTTCGTCGATGCCATGGGCGGCACGCTCATCGCCGAGGACACCCCCGGCGGTGGCATGACCATGGTCCTCACCCTCAAGGCGGCGCCCGGGATCGCTCCGGTCAGCTCCGACCTTCCCGCCCAGGTCACCTCATGA
- a CDS encoding response regulator has product MTRVLVVDDEPQIVRALVINLKARKYEVDAAPDGATALQLAAARHPDVVVLDLGLPDMDGVEVIKGLRGWTRVPILVLSARHTSDEKVEALDAGADDYVTKPFGMDELLARLRAAVRRAEPVGGGDDDLVIVETEGFTVDLAAKKVHRDGRDVRLTPTEWHLLEVLVRNTGRLVSQKQLLQEVWGPSYGTETNYLRVYMAQLRRKLEADPSHPKHFVTEPGMGYRFEP; this is encoded by the coding sequence ATGACCCGGGTGCTCGTGGTCGACGACGAGCCGCAGATCGTACGTGCCCTCGTGATCAATCTGAAGGCGCGCAAGTACGAGGTGGACGCGGCCCCCGACGGTGCGACCGCGCTCCAGCTCGCTGCGGCCCGACACCCCGACGTCGTCGTCCTCGACCTCGGTCTGCCCGACATGGACGGCGTCGAGGTGATCAAGGGCCTGCGCGGCTGGACCCGCGTCCCGATCCTGGTGCTCTCCGCCCGCCACACCTCCGACGAGAAGGTCGAAGCGCTGGACGCCGGCGCCGACGACTACGTCACCAAGCCCTTCGGCATGGACGAGCTGCTGGCCCGGCTGCGCGCCGCGGTCCGCCGGGCCGAGCCGGTCGGGGGCGGGGACGACGATCTCGTGATCGTCGAGACGGAGGGCTTCACCGTCGACCTCGCGGCGAAGAAGGTGCACCGGGACGGTCGCGATGTCCGGCTGACCCCGACCGAGTGGCATCTGCTGGAAGTCCTTGTACGCAACACGGGCCGACTGGTCAGCCAGAAGCAGCTGCTCCAGGAGGTCTGGGGCCCCTCGTACGGTACGGAGACCAACTATCTGCGGGTCTACATGGCCCAGCTGCGCCGCAAGCTCGAAGCCGATCCCTCGCACCCCAAGCACTTCGTCACCGAGCCGGGCATGGGATACCGCTTCGAGCCTTGA
- a CDS encoding OB-fold nucleic acid binding domain-containing protein yields MSAVPRSEKAERPAKPAGRFRRMLDRLSTSQEDLESEELQEDAQASGCTRIAECNDRQIVRVTGTLRTVTLRPRAGVPALEAELFDGTAPLDVVWLGRRSIVGIEPGRKLIASGRISMNHGRRVLFNPKYELRPLGQE; encoded by the coding sequence ATGAGTGCCGTACCCCGTTCCGAGAAGGCCGAGAGGCCGGCGAAGCCCGCCGGCCGGTTCCGCCGCATGCTCGACCGGCTGTCCACCTCCCAGGAGGACCTCGAGTCGGAGGAGCTGCAGGAGGACGCGCAGGCATCGGGGTGTACCCGCATCGCCGAATGCAACGACCGCCAGATAGTCCGGGTGACTGGTACCTTGCGCACGGTCACCCTGCGTCCGCGGGCCGGAGTGCCCGCGCTGGAGGCGGAGCTCTTCGACGGCACGGCCCCGCTGGACGTCGTCTGGCTCGGCCGCCGTTCCATAGTGGGTATAGAGCCGGGCCGGAAGCTCATCGCCTCGGGCCGGATCTCCATGAACCACGGCCGCCGGGTGCTGTTCAACCCCAAATACGAACTCCGACCGCTCGGACAGGAGTAG
- a CDS encoding DUF3159 domain-containing protein, translating into MTSFDKPTTTTTNDQQDSDAKAVTEAALFEAFGGVRGMVETVLPGLLFVTIFTVNKDLHISAIAALAVSLLLVAVRLIRRDTLKHAFSGVFGVAFGVVFAMMTGNAKDFYLPGMIYTLGLAVAYIATTIAGVPLIGLILGPVFKENLSWRTRNPGRKKAYAKASWAWGLILLAKCAIIFPLYWWADTAQLGWVLVALKIPPFLLAVYLTWVFLAKAPPPIDVFAEMEAEERAGKERRDTAEQFGEAMKPLVGDAAQRLADGAESRRITDGPAKHRKP; encoded by the coding sequence GTGACGTCCTTCGACAAGCCGACCACCACCACGACGAACGACCAGCAGGACAGCGACGCGAAAGCCGTCACGGAGGCCGCACTCTTCGAGGCCTTCGGCGGCGTACGCGGCATGGTGGAGACGGTCCTCCCCGGGCTGCTCTTCGTCACGATCTTCACGGTCAACAAGGATCTCCACATCTCGGCCATCGCGGCCCTGGCGGTCTCCCTGCTGCTCGTCGCGGTCCGGCTGATCCGCAGGGACACCCTCAAGCACGCCTTCAGCGGGGTCTTCGGAGTGGCCTTCGGTGTCGTCTTCGCGATGATGACCGGCAATGCGAAGGACTTCTATCTGCCGGGCATGATCTACACGCTCGGCCTGGCGGTGGCGTACATCGCGACGACGATCGCGGGCGTCCCGCTGATCGGCCTGATTCTCGGCCCGGTCTTCAAGGAGAACCTCTCCTGGCGGACCCGTAACCCCGGCCGCAAGAAGGCTTATGCCAAGGCCAGCTGGGCCTGGGGCCTGATCCTGCTCGCCAAGTGCGCGATCATCTTCCCGCTCTACTGGTGGGCCGACACCGCTCAGCTCGGCTGGGTTCTGGTGGCGCTGAAGATCCCGCCGTTCCTGCTCGCGGTGTACCTGACCTGGGTCTTCCTGGCCAAGGCGCCGCCGCCGATCGACGTTTTCGCAGAGATGGAGGCGGAGGAGCGCGCCGGGAAAGAGCGCCGGGACACCGCGGAGCAGTTCGGCGAGGCGATGAAGCCCCTGGTCGGCGATGCGGCGCAGCGCCTCGCGGACGGCGCCGAATCCCGGCGCATCACCGACGGTCCGGCCAAGCACCGTAAGCCCTAG
- a CDS encoding potassium channel family protein, translating to MRVAIAGAGAVGRSIAGELLENGHEVLLIDKAPTAISVERVPQAEWLLADACEITSLDEAALQRCNVVIAATGDDKVNLVVSLLAKTEYGVPRVVARVNNPKNEWLFNESWGVDVAVSTPRLMSALVEEAVSVGDLVRLLRFSHGDANLVELTLPPESALAGTQVSDVAWPEDTSLVTIIRGSRVLTPGSEETLEAGDELLFVAAQAREEQLEDLLSVRREDASS from the coding sequence ATGCGGGTCGCTATTGCGGGCGCCGGCGCGGTGGGCCGTTCCATCGCGGGCGAGCTGCTGGAGAACGGTCACGAGGTCCTTCTGATCGACAAGGCGCCGACCGCCATCTCGGTGGAGCGGGTGCCGCAGGCGGAGTGGCTGCTGGCCGACGCCTGCGAGATCACCTCGCTCGACGAGGCGGCGCTGCAGCGCTGCAACGTCGTGATCGCGGCGACCGGTGACGACAAGGTCAATCTGGTCGTCTCGCTGCTGGCGAAGACCGAGTACGGGGTGCCGCGGGTGGTCGCCCGGGTCAACAACCCCAAGAACGAGTGGCTGTTCAACGAGTCCTGGGGCGTCGATGTCGCGGTCTCCACGCCGCGTCTGATGTCGGCTCTGGTCGAGGAGGCGGTGAGCGTCGGCGACCTCGTACGGCTGCTGCGCTTCAGCCACGGCGACGCCAACCTGGTCGAGCTCACGCTGCCCCCGGAGTCGGCCCTGGCCGGCACCCAGGTCAGCGATGTGGCCTGGCCCGAGGACACCTCGCTGGTCACGATCATCCGCGGCTCGCGGGTGCTGACGCCGGGCTCCGAGGAGACTCTGGAGGCCGGCGACGAGCTGCTGTTCGTGGCCGCGCAGGCGCGCGAGGAGCAGCTGGAGGACCTGCTCTCGGTACGCCGGGAGGATGCTTCGAGCTGA
- a CDS encoding potassium channel family protein, translating into MHIVIMGCGRVGAALAQTLEQQGHTVAVVDQDPTAFRRLGSGFGGRRVTGVGFDQDTLREAGIEDAGAFAAVSSGDNSNIIAARVAREMFGIENVAARIYDPRRAEVYQRLGIPTVATVRWTADQMLRRLLPSGAEPLWRDPSGGVQLAEVHTSASWIGHKVSTLQEETGVRVAFLTRLGEAILPTSQTVLQEGDLVHVMMRTDEVEKVEAAFAEGPEEGGH; encoded by the coding sequence GTGCACATCGTCATCATGGGATGCGGGCGAGTGGGAGCCGCTCTCGCGCAGACCCTGGAGCAGCAGGGGCACACGGTCGCCGTCGTCGACCAGGACCCCACGGCCTTCCGCCGCTTGGGCTCCGGGTTCGGCGGCCGCCGCGTCACCGGAGTCGGTTTCGACCAGGACACCCTGCGCGAAGCGGGGATCGAGGACGCCGGCGCCTTCGCCGCTGTCAGCAGCGGCGACAACTCCAACATCATCGCCGCGAGGGTGGCGCGCGAGATGTTCGGCATCGAGAACGTCGCGGCCCGTATCTACGACCCGCGACGCGCCGAGGTGTACCAGCGCCTGGGCATTCCGACCGTCGCCACGGTCCGCTGGACCGCCGACCAGATGCTGCGGCGGCTGCTGCCGTCCGGCGCGGAGCCGCTGTGGCGCGACCCCAGCGGCGGTGTGCAGCTCGCCGAGGTGCACACCTCGGCCTCCTGGATAGGCCACAAGGTCAGCACCCTGCAGGAGGAGACCGGCGTGCGCGTCGCCTTCCTCACCCGGCTGGGCGAGGCGATTCTGCCGACGTCGCAGACGGTGCTGCAGGAAGGCGATCTCGTCCACGTGATGATGCGTACGGACGAGGTCGAGAAGGTCGAGGCGGCCTTCGCCGAGGGCCCTGAGGAGGGCGGTCACTGA
- a CDS encoding APC family permease, translating into MPKLTDVPKRILIGRALRSDRLGETLLPKRIALPVFASDPLSSVAYAPGEVLLVLSIAGVSAYRFSPWIALAVVVLMFTVVASYRQNVRAYPSGGGDYEVATTNLGPKAGLTVASALLVDYVLTVAVSIASGVENLGSAVPFVVEHKVLCAIGTIVLLTLMNLRGVKESGKLFAIPTYVFVAGVFVMIAWGAFKGLVLDETMKAPTAGFEIKAEHQGLAGFALVFLLLRAFSSGCAALTGVEAISNGVPAFRKPKSKNAATTLALMGGLAVTMFCGIIGLAMATDVKMAEQPAQDLLNNGSPVGESYVQNPVISQVAAAVFGDGTFFFVVLAAATALVLFLAANTAYNGFPLLGSILAQDRYLPRQLHTRGDRLAFSNGIVLLSGAAVLLIWLYGADSTKLIQLYIVGVFVSFTLSQTGMVRHWNRHLKTEKEPAKRRHMIRSRAINTFGAFFTGLVLVVVLATKFTHGAWVALLGMVIFYGTMTAIRKHYDRVSEEIAAAEERPDDYVRPSRVHSIVLVSKIHKPTLRALAYAKLMRSDKLEALSISVDPAETKALKDEWERRGINVPLKILDSPYREITRPVIEYVKGLRRESPRDVVSVIIPEYVVGHWYEHLLHNQSALRLKGRLLFTPGVMVTSVPYQLESSEAAKQRARKRQEWNAPGSVRRGPVDQRPKEPTSKS; encoded by the coding sequence GTGCCCAAACTGACCGACGTGCCCAAACGGATCCTGATCGGGCGGGCGCTGCGAAGCGACCGACTGGGAGAAACGCTCCTCCCCAAGCGCATCGCGCTTCCCGTCTTCGCCTCCGACCCGCTGTCCTCGGTGGCGTATGCACCAGGCGAAGTCCTCCTGGTGCTCTCCATCGCGGGCGTGTCGGCCTACCGCTTCAGCCCCTGGATCGCGCTCGCCGTCGTAGTTCTGATGTTCACCGTCGTCGCCTCCTACCGTCAGAACGTGCGTGCCTACCCGAGCGGCGGCGGCGACTACGAGGTCGCTACCACCAACCTCGGGCCCAAGGCCGGCCTCACCGTCGCCAGCGCCCTGCTGGTGGACTACGTCCTCACGGTCGCGGTCTCGATCGCCTCCGGAGTGGAGAACCTCGGCTCCGCGGTCCCCTTCGTCGTCGAGCACAAGGTTCTCTGCGCCATCGGGACAATCGTCCTGCTGACGCTGATGAACCTGCGCGGCGTGAAGGAGTCGGGCAAGCTCTTCGCCATCCCGACGTACGTCTTCGTCGCCGGCGTCTTCGTCATGATCGCCTGGGGCGCCTTCAAGGGCCTGGTGCTCGACGAGACCATGAAGGCCCCCACCGCCGGTTTCGAGATCAAGGCCGAGCACCAGGGACTGGCCGGCTTCGCCCTCGTCTTCCTGCTGCTGCGGGCCTTCTCCTCCGGCTGTGCCGCGCTCACCGGCGTCGAGGCGATCAGCAACGGCGTGCCCGCCTTCCGCAAGCCGAAGAGCAAGAACGCCGCGACCACGCTGGCCCTGATGGGCGGTCTCGCCGTGACCATGTTCTGCGGCATCATCGGCCTGGCCATGGCCACCGATGTGAAGATGGCCGAGCAGCCCGCGCAGGACCTGCTGAACAACGGCAGCCCGGTCGGCGAAAGCTATGTTCAGAACCCGGTGATCTCACAGGTCGCCGCCGCCGTCTTCGGTGACGGAACGTTCTTCTTCGTGGTGCTCGCCGCAGCGACCGCGCTGGTCCTGTTCCTGGCCGCCAACACCGCGTACAACGGCTTCCCGCTGCTCGGCTCGATCCTCGCCCAGGACCGCTATCTGCCGCGCCAGCTGCACACCCGCGGCGACCGGCTCGCCTTCTCCAACGGCATCGTGCTGCTGTCGGGCGCTGCCGTACTCCTGATCTGGCTGTACGGCGCCGACTCGACCAAGCTCATCCAGCTCTACATCGTCGGCGTCTTCGTCTCCTTCACGCTCAGCCAGACCGGCATGGTGCGGCACTGGAACCGCCATCTGAAGACCGAGAAGGAGCCGGCCAAGCGCCGCCATATGATCCGCTCCCGCGCGATCAACACCTTCGGCGCCTTCTTCACGGGCCTGGTGCTGGTCGTCGTGCTCGCCACCAAGTTCACGCACGGCGCCTGGGTGGCGCTGCTGGGCATGGTGATCTTCTACGGGACGATGACCGCGATCCGTAAGCACTACGACCGGGTGTCGGAGGAGATCGCCGCGGCGGAGGAGCGTCCCGACGACTATGTGCGCCCGTCGCGCGTGCACTCCATCGTCCTGGTCTCCAAGATCCACAAGCCGACCCTGCGCGCCCTCGCGTACGCCAAGCTGATGCGCTCCGACAAGCTCGAAGCGCTCAGCATCAGCGTCGACCCGGCCGAGACCAAGGCGCTCAAGGACGAGTGGGAGCGACGCGGCATCAATGTGCCGCTGAAGATCCTCGACTCTCCGTACCGAGAGATCACCCGGCCTGTCATCGAGTACGTCAAGGGGCTGCGGCGCGAGAGCCCGCGGGACGTGGTCAGCGTCATCATTCCCGAGTACGTGGTGGGGCACTGGTACGAGCATCTGCTGCACAACCAGAGCGCGCTGCGCCTCAAGGGCCGGCTGCTGTTCACGCCCGGAGTGATGGTGACCTCGGTGCCGTACCAGCTGGAGTCCTCGGAGGCCGCGAAGCAGCGGGCGAGGAAGCGCCAGGAGTGGAACGCGCCCGGTTCGGTACGGCGCGGGCCCGTGGACCAGCGGCCCAAGGAGCCCACCAGCAAGAGCTGA